A region of Anolis sagrei isolate rAnoSag1 chromosome 2, rAnoSag1.mat, whole genome shotgun sequence DNA encodes the following proteins:
- the LOC132765219 gene encoding galectin-1-like has translation MALKLVLYSKIKSGECIKVKGKVSPEATSFAINLGWDETNLILHFNPRFHLHGDTRTIVCNSKREGEWGEEVRESEFPFQQGEETKICVSFNAEEVTVKLPEGQELKFPNRLGLETAEYFSVAGDLDIKSVKFD, from the exons ATGGCACTG AAACTGGTGCTCTACTCCAAGATAAAGTCTGGGGAATGCATCAAAGTGAAAGGCAAGGTGTCACCTGAGGCCACAAG CTTTGCCATCAATCTGGGCTGGGATGAGACCAACCTAATCCTTCACTTCAACCCTCGATTTCACCTCCATGGAGACACCAGGACCATTGTGTGTAACTCCAAGAGGGAAGGAGAGTGGGGCGAGGAAGTGCGAGAGTCAGAGTTCCCCTTCCAGCAAGGAGAGGAGACCAAG ATCTGTGTCTCATTTAATGCTGAAGAGGTTACTGTAAAGCTGCCTGAAGGACAAGAACTTAAATTCCCAAACCGTCTGGGGCTGGAGACTGCGGAGTACTTCTCTGTTGCTGGAGACCTTGATATTAAATCTGTCAAATTTGACTGA